From a region of the Vicinamibacterales bacterium genome:
- a CDS encoding ABC transporter permease — translation MGPFVSHLRYGARMIVRRPGLSAAAVVALALGIGLTTTMFSIVYLAVKGLPFEQPDRLVGLFRTRPAQNLRFMGLTIHDFQDWRRQQTTFQDLAAYYAETVNVGGTEGRPVRYLGAYASAQLFDVLGVQPILGRTFRPEEDHPSSPPVMILSYRAWQDRFQGDPGVIGTTVRANALPTTIVGVMPELFGFPNQMDAWLPLRIDPLAYSRSGGPALEGTQLQAIGRLKDGVTLEQAQAEMSAIAGRLATEYPASNAGVGAMLVPQGDLFVGPPAVAMLYTMLGAVFGVLLIACANVANLLLARSAARSREVAVRTALGASRWRTVGEILVETLVLAACGAAAGLLVAKVGIDFFNAGLATQELPLWFVARMDPAVIAFVAGLTLVSALLAGIFPALRASRTNVAEIMSDESRGSSGVRMGRVGRSLVVAQLALSCGLLVAAGLMIRTVVNITRFDYGFDTSRIFTARLGLFENDYPTPASQRQFYDALVERLAGQPGIRAAAFTSDLPGRGSSQRQPLSLDGVAYATDDDHPLARRLVITPDYFDVIGTAVIRGRGFLPTDGPDAQPVALVNERFVQLFFPDKEPLGARIRLGADSEPWRVIVGVVPDLHLGGAIGALDPRDEGVYLPLAQNTINFMSLVVRTEQDPMSHTAAIQDEVTRLDAALPLYWVRSLSDQYRLDTWFYRAFGGLFVAFGLTALVLATIGLYGVMAFSAANRTREIGVRMALGADRATVMRLFLQQGARQLALGLVLGLVLAALLARSVGILLFGVQPWDPAIYAAVVATLALTGFVASVVPARRASRVDPADAIRDA, via the coding sequence ATGGGCCCGTTCGTCAGCCACCTCCGCTATGGCGCCCGCATGATCGTGCGGCGTCCCGGCCTGAGCGCCGCCGCCGTCGTGGCCCTGGCGCTCGGCATCGGCCTCACGACGACGATGTTCAGCATCGTCTACCTCGCCGTGAAGGGCCTGCCCTTCGAACAGCCCGACCGGCTCGTCGGCCTCTTCCGGACCCGGCCGGCCCAGAACCTGCGGTTCATGGGCCTGACCATCCACGACTTCCAGGACTGGCGCCGGCAGCAGACCACCTTCCAGGACCTGGCCGCCTACTACGCCGAGACCGTCAACGTCGGCGGCACCGAGGGCCGGCCCGTCCGCTACCTCGGCGCCTACGCCAGCGCGCAGCTCTTCGACGTGCTCGGCGTCCAGCCCATCCTCGGCCGCACGTTCCGGCCCGAGGAAGACCACCCGTCGAGCCCGCCGGTGATGATCCTGAGCTACCGCGCCTGGCAGGACCGCTTCCAGGGCGATCCCGGCGTCATCGGCACGACCGTCCGCGCCAACGCGCTGCCGACCACGATCGTCGGCGTGATGCCCGAGCTCTTCGGCTTCCCGAACCAGATGGACGCCTGGCTGCCGCTCCGGATCGACCCGCTCGCCTACAGCCGGAGCGGCGGACCGGCGCTCGAAGGCACGCAGCTCCAGGCCATCGGCCGGCTGAAGGACGGCGTGACGCTGGAGCAGGCCCAGGCGGAGATGTCGGCGATTGCGGGGCGGCTCGCCACCGAGTACCCGGCCTCCAACGCGGGCGTCGGCGCGATGCTCGTACCGCAGGGCGACCTTTTCGTCGGGCCGCCGGCCGTCGCCATGCTCTACACGATGCTCGGCGCCGTGTTCGGCGTGCTGCTCATCGCCTGCGCCAACGTCGCCAACCTGCTGCTGGCGCGCAGCGCGGCGCGGAGCCGGGAAGTGGCCGTGCGCACGGCGCTCGGCGCCAGCCGCTGGCGGACGGTGGGCGAGATCCTCGTCGAGACGCTGGTGCTCGCGGCGTGCGGCGCCGCGGCGGGCCTCCTCGTGGCGAAGGTGGGCATCGACTTCTTCAACGCGGGCCTGGCCACGCAGGAGCTGCCGCTGTGGTTCGTCGCCAGGATGGACCCGGCCGTCATCGCGTTCGTCGCCGGGCTCACGCTGGTCTCGGCGCTGCTGGCCGGCATCTTCCCGGCCCTCCGCGCCTCGCGCACCAACGTCGCCGAGATCATGAGCGACGAGTCGCGCGGGTCGTCGGGCGTCCGCATGGGCCGGGTTGGCCGGTCGCTCGTCGTGGCGCAGCTCGCCCTGTCGTGCGGCCTCCTCGTGGCGGCCGGGCTCATGATCCGCACCGTCGTCAACATCACCCGCTTCGACTACGGGTTCGACACCTCGCGGATCTTCACGGCCCGCCTGGGCCTCTTCGAGAACGACTACCCGACGCCCGCGTCGCAGCGCCAGTTCTACGACGCGCTCGTCGAGCGCCTCGCCGGGCAGCCCGGCATCCGGGCCGCGGCCTTCACCTCCGACCTGCCGGGCCGCGGGTCCAGTCAGCGCCAGCCGCTCAGCCTGGACGGCGTCGCCTACGCCACCGACGACGACCATCCACTGGCCCGGCGCCTCGTCATCACCCCGGACTACTTCGACGTGATCGGCACGGCGGTGATTCGCGGCCGCGGCTTCCTGCCGACCGACGGGCCCGACGCCCAGCCGGTCGCGCTCGTCAACGAGCGGTTCGTGCAGCTCTTCTTCCCGGACAAGGAACCCCTCGGCGCGCGCATCCGGCTGGGCGCCGACAGCGAGCCGTGGCGCGTGATCGTGGGCGTGGTGCCGGATCTCCACCTGGGCGGCGCCATCGGCGCGCTCGACCCGCGTGACGAAGGCGTGTACCTGCCGCTCGCGCAGAACACCATCAACTTCATGAGTCTCGTGGTCCGCACCGAGCAGGATCCCATGAGCCACACGGCGGCCATCCAGGACGAGGTGACCCGGCTCGACGCGGCCCTCCCGCTGTACTGGGTGCGCTCGCTGAGCGACCAGTACCGCCTCGACACGTGGTTCTACCGGGCCTTCGGCGGGCTGTTCGTGGCCTTCGGGTTGACCGCGCTCGTCCTGGCCACCATCGGTCTGTACGGCGTGATGGCGTTCTCGGCCGCCAACCGGACGCGCGAGATCGGCGTGCGGATGGCGCTGGGCGCGGACCGTGCGACGGTCATGCGCCTGTTCCTGCAGCAGGGCGCCCGGCAGCTCGCCCTCGGCCTCGTGCTGGGGCTCGTCCTCGCCGCGCTCCTGGCGCGCAGCGTGGGCATCCTGCTGTTCGGCGTCCAGCCGTGGGATCCGGCCATCTACGCCGCCGTGGTCGCCACGCTGGCGCTGACGGGGTTCGTCGCGTCGGTGGTGCCGGCCCGGCGCGCGTCGCGCGTGGATCCGGCCGACGCGATCCGCGACGCCTGA
- a CDS encoding MFS transporter, whose amino-acid sequence MRDVWILTAAQALAACGTIMLVTFGGIVGAELAPTRVLATLPISLSVVGVALMSLPASLLMQRVGRKPAFVGSALVAMLAALLCAASVAAQSFAGLCVAGALLGSNMAFVQQYRFAAAEFVEPSHAGRAVSTVMLGTLVAALLAPELGHRARLLGGWPEFTGSFVALAGVMAAAALVLGAMGRPQLRVATAGGPKRPRAEIARQPAFVAAVAAGVTAYGVMSFVMTATPISMHVMDGLSVDATKTVISGHLLGMYVPSLASGWLIERLGITRLMLAGLACLATTAGIGVFVGHEAGHYLIGLVLLGVGWNFLFVGGTTLLTTSYAPSERFRAQGMNDFVVFGAQAMASLLAGPVITRFGWGLLNSATVPPIALMGVVVLWLAAARRAIVRATAAAS is encoded by the coding sequence ATGCGCGACGTCTGGATCCTGACCGCGGCCCAGGCCCTGGCCGCCTGCGGCACGATCATGCTCGTGACGTTCGGCGGCATCGTGGGCGCCGAACTGGCCCCCACGCGCGTCCTGGCCACGCTGCCGATCTCGCTCTCCGTCGTGGGCGTGGCGCTGATGTCGTTGCCCGCGTCCCTCCTGATGCAGCGCGTGGGCCGGAAGCCCGCGTTCGTCGGGAGCGCGCTCGTCGCGATGCTGGCCGCCCTCCTCTGCGCCGCCAGCGTGGCCGCGCAGTCCTTCGCGGGGCTGTGCGTGGCCGGGGCGCTCCTGGGCAGCAACATGGCGTTCGTCCAGCAGTACCGCTTCGCCGCCGCCGAGTTCGTGGAACCCAGCCACGCCGGGCGCGCGGTGTCCACGGTGATGCTCGGCACGCTCGTGGCGGCGCTCCTGGCTCCCGAGCTGGGCCACCGGGCGCGCCTGCTGGGCGGCTGGCCGGAGTTCACGGGCTCGTTCGTGGCGCTCGCCGGCGTCATGGCCGCCGCGGCGCTCGTCCTCGGCGCCATGGGCCGGCCGCAGCTCCGCGTCGCCACTGCCGGCGGGCCCAAGCGGCCGCGCGCCGAGATCGCGCGCCAGCCGGCGTTCGTCGCCGCCGTCGCCGCCGGGGTCACGGCCTACGGCGTCATGAGCTTCGTGATGACGGCCACGCCCATCAGCATGCACGTGATGGACGGCCTGAGCGTGGACGCGACCAAGACCGTCATCTCCGGCCACCTGCTCGGGATGTACGTGCCGTCACTGGCCAGCGGCTGGCTCATCGAACGCCTGGGCATCACGCGCCTGATGCTGGCGGGTCTCGCCTGCCTGGCCACCACGGCCGGCATCGGCGTGTTCGTGGGCCACGAAGCCGGCCACTACCTGATCGGGCTCGTGCTGCTCGGCGTGGGCTGGAACTTCCTGTTCGTGGGCGGCACGACGCTGCTCACGACCAGCTATGCGCCGTCGGAGCGGTTCCGGGCCCAGGGGATGAACGACTTCGTGGTGTTCGGGGCGCAGGCGATGGCGTCGCTCCTGGCCGGGCCCGTGATCACCCGGTTCGGCTGGGGCCTGCTGAACAGCGCCACCGTGCCGCCCATCGCCCTGATGGGCGTCGTGGTCCTGTGGCTCGCCGCGGCGCGTCGGGCCATCGTGCGCGCCACGGCCGCCGCCTCCTGA
- a CDS encoding Uma2 family endonuclease, giving the protein MHTPAAHPDTRLTYDDFLLLPDDGKRHEIIDGAHFVTRSPNVRHQVLVRRLLYELEHYFRSHAAAGRVFTAPLDVVLSAHDVVEPDLLVIMQDQPDILTDTNIQGAPALVVEVFSKSTRKTDAQIKRRLYDRTGVREYWLVDPELDLVQVFRRAADGRLARVAELTAEDAHTLETPLLPECAIDLRELFRPM; this is encoded by the coding sequence ATGCACACGCCCGCGGCGCATCCCGACACGCGGCTCACGTACGACGACTTCCTGCTGCTGCCCGACGACGGAAAGCGGCACGAGATCATCGACGGGGCGCACTTCGTGACGCGTTCGCCGAACGTCAGGCACCAGGTGCTGGTACGGCGGCTGCTGTACGAACTCGAGCACTACTTCCGGTCGCACGCGGCAGCCGGTCGGGTCTTCACCGCCCCGCTCGACGTCGTGCTGTCGGCCCACGATGTCGTCGAGCCGGACCTGCTGGTCATCATGCAGGACCAGCCGGACATCCTCACCGACACGAACATACAGGGCGCGCCGGCGCTCGTCGTCGAGGTGTTCTCGAAGAGCACGCGCAAGACGGATGCGCAGATCAAGCGGCGGCTCTACGACCGCACGGGTGTGCGCGAGTACTGGCTGGTGGACCCCGAACTCGATCTCGTGCAGGTGTTCCGTCGGGCCGCCGACGGGCGTCTTGCGCGAGTGGCCGAGCTCACGGCCGAGGACGCGCACACCCTGGAGACGCCCCTGTTGCCCGAGTGTGCGATCGACCTGCGGGAGCTGTTCCGGCCGATGTAG
- a CDS encoding TolC family protein — MTPDVRFARLRSTSAPRVTTVSGRAALLAAALAAGAAPALAGQAAPRTAALDAPPGPTVVLTLDEAVALARERNLDVAADRLGPQIDDARVAQARSAFTPAVTAGAQRNSQLAPPSSFLVGNQGVTTDIVSSIVGVSQRLKWGGGSYSVSWDSARTKTDSLFTNFNPSLTSRFSMSFSQPLLKDLRIDASRFQLTQSRRNRDIAGTRLDESLSRVDADVKRAYWGLVSQRAGVEVARQSLELARQLETNNRARVDVGQAPPLDAVSASAEVAQRQEALIIATTQARQAEDRLRVLVLDPASADFWTTRLELADTVPIAVDGPDVDAALGNAIRERADLKRARLESDNSATAVTFYGNQRRPDLRLQATYLANGLGGSRLIRTGGFPGTVVGVEPTSFSTVLNQLTGLDFPTWTVGLTLTYPIGQSADEASYGRAQLEARQAALRLRSLEVKIAQQLREAAGNVEASRQRIDTSRAARELAEQRLDAEQKRFDVGLSTSFLVVQAQRDLTLARTNELQAKLAYERALVDFESLQHAAPSTGGSSAVGAATTSTTTTPR, encoded by the coding sequence ATGACGCCCGACGTCCGCTTCGCCCGACTCCGCTCCACGTCCGCCCCGCGGGTCACCACGGTGTCCGGCAGGGCGGCCCTGCTCGCGGCCGCCCTCGCGGCCGGTGCCGCTCCGGCGCTCGCCGGCCAGGCCGCGCCGCGGACGGCGGCGCTCGACGCGCCGCCTGGACCGACGGTGGTCCTCACGCTGGACGAAGCCGTGGCGCTGGCCCGCGAGCGGAACCTGGACGTCGCCGCCGACCGGCTCGGGCCCCAGATCGACGACGCGCGCGTGGCGCAGGCCAGGAGCGCGTTCACGCCCGCCGTCACGGCCGGCGCGCAGCGCAACTCGCAGCTGGCGCCGCCGTCGAGCTTCCTGGTCGGCAACCAGGGCGTGACCACCGACATCGTGTCGTCGATCGTGGGCGTGAGCCAGCGCCTGAAGTGGGGCGGCGGATCGTACTCCGTGTCCTGGGACAGCGCCCGCACCAAGACCGACAGCCTCTTCACGAACTTCAACCCCAGCCTCACGTCGCGCTTCTCGATGTCGTTCTCACAGCCGCTCCTCAAGGACCTGCGGATCGACGCCAGCCGGTTCCAGCTCACGCAGAGCCGTCGGAACCGCGACATCGCGGGCACGCGGCTCGACGAGAGCCTGTCGCGGGTCGACGCCGACGTGAAGCGCGCGTACTGGGGCCTCGTGTCGCAGCGCGCGGGCGTTGAAGTGGCCCGGCAGTCCCTGGAACTCGCGCGGCAGCTGGAAACGAACAACCGCGCCCGCGTGGACGTGGGGCAGGCGCCGCCGCTCGACGCCGTGTCGGCCTCGGCGGAAGTGGCGCAGCGCCAGGAGGCGCTCATCATCGCCACGACCCAGGCGCGCCAGGCGGAAGATCGCCTGCGGGTGCTCGTGCTCGATCCCGCGTCGGCAGACTTCTGGACCACGCGCCTCGAGCTGGCGGACACGGTGCCCATCGCCGTGGACGGTCCCGACGTGGACGCGGCGCTCGGCAACGCCATCCGCGAGCGGGCGGACCTCAAGCGCGCACGGCTCGAGTCGGACAACTCCGCCACGGCGGTCACCTTCTACGGGAACCAGCGGCGTCCCGACCTCAGGCTGCAGGCCACCTACCTGGCCAACGGCCTCGGCGGCTCGCGCCTCATCCGCACGGGCGGCTTCCCGGGCACGGTCGTCGGCGTGGAGCCGACCAGCTTCAGCACCGTGCTCAACCAGCTCACGGGCCTCGACTTTCCGACCTGGACCGTGGGCCTCACCCTGACCTATCCGATCGGCCAGAGCGCCGACGAGGCCAGCTACGGCCGCGCCCAGCTCGAAGCGCGCCAGGCGGCCCTGCGCCTGCGCAGCCTCGAGGTGAAGATCGCGCAGCAGCTGCGCGAGGCGGCCGGGAACGTGGAGGCCAGCCGCCAGCGGATCGACACGAGCCGCGCGGCGCGCGAACTGGCCGAGCAGCGGCTGGACGCCGAGCAGAAGCGGTTCGACGTGGGCCTGTCCACGAGCTTCCTGGTCGTGCAGGCGCAGCGCGACCTGACGCTCGCGCGCACCAACGAGCTGCAGGCGAAGCTGGCCTACGAGCGCGCGCTCGTGGACTTCGAGTCGCTGCAGCACGCGGCGCCCTCCACGGGCGGCTCGTCGGCCGTGGGCGCAGCGACGACGAGCACGACCACGACGCCGCGCTGA
- a CDS encoding efflux RND transporter permease subunit, producing the protein MQWLAALCVRRPVFASVLILTLTVIGGFAFTRLGVDRFPKVDLPTVIITTAQPGAAPEQIETEITDKIEEAVNTISGIDELRSTSSEGVSLVIVSFVLEKDVDVAAQEVRDKINRVIPLLPRTVLQPTIEKMDPDAAPVLTLAISSKRSVREVTEFADKVLRRQLESINGVGQVLVQGGRPRQINVWLDAARLDAYNLTVTDVSRALQAQNNEIPGGRIEQGPANLALRTQGRVQRVDEFNRIVVRQRDTHPILLGDVARVEDGTAEPETLAAIDGVPTVLLSVRRQSGTNTVEVVNAVKARLDELRPTLPAGYDVRVVRDLSLFIEASIKSVEEHLVVGSFLAALVVLVFLWNLRSTVIAAIAIPTSIVATFGLIWYMGFTLNAMTMLALTLSVGIVIDDAIVVLENIYRFIEEKGRSPFEAAVEATREIGLAVMATTLSLVAIFVPVGFMGGIVGRFMKSFGLTMSFAIMVSLLVSFTLTPMLSARWLRRTAGGAGHGGHGSKDGGFFQPIDAGYTRLLRWALGHRGVVVGVVVLVLLSSVPLFLVANKNFMPNDDQSEFEVGLRAPEGTSLEATELVAGRIGAAIRQALPDVDYTLVTVGDDPSRTPNQGTIYVRLKPLDERRRDQFAVMTAVRDQVLPQFTAANLRTGVRQISPIGGGGNQAAEIQFTISGPDLARLETFAGKVAEAARSMPGAVDVDTSLNVGKPELAVHIDRLKAADLGVQVADAADAIRLLVGGDQVSTYNEGGEQYEVHVRAEAADRTSAAAVARLSVPSSRLGAVPLESVATFSESTAPSEILRLGRQRQVTVYAGLEQGVSQTTVMTAMQDTAAGLDMGPAYRSGFAGRSRELNRAAQNFVLAFVLSLIFMYLILAAQFESWLHPVTILLSLPLTLPFALLSIIVTRQSLNIFSALGLLVLFGVVKKNSILQIDHANQLRDKGLDTKEAVVQASRDRLRPILMTTAAFVAGMIPLVASSGIGSGTNRAIGFVIIGGQTLVLALTLIVTPVAYTLFDDAPRMRVFGGLRDRLRRPPAPEPVAPPAHAMSVTAAHHLSSER; encoded by the coding sequence ATGCAGTGGCTGGCCGCGCTCTGCGTCCGCCGTCCGGTGTTCGCCAGCGTCCTCATCCTGACGCTCACCGTGATCGGCGGCTTCGCGTTCACGCGCCTCGGCGTGGACCGTTTCCCGAAGGTGGATCTGCCCACCGTCATCATCACCACGGCGCAGCCCGGCGCCGCGCCCGAACAGATCGAGACCGAGATCACGGACAAGATCGAGGAGGCCGTCAACACGATCAGCGGCATCGACGAGCTGCGGTCCACGTCGTCGGAGGGCGTGTCGCTCGTCATCGTGTCCTTCGTGCTCGAGAAGGACGTGGACGTGGCGGCCCAGGAGGTGCGCGACAAGATCAACCGCGTCATCCCGCTCCTGCCGCGCACCGTGCTCCAGCCGACCATCGAGAAGATGGACCCGGACGCGGCGCCCGTCCTCACCCTGGCCATCTCTTCCAAGCGCTCCGTGCGCGAGGTGACCGAGTTCGCCGACAAGGTGCTCCGCCGGCAGCTGGAGAGCATCAACGGCGTGGGCCAGGTGCTCGTGCAGGGCGGCCGGCCGCGCCAGATCAACGTGTGGCTCGACGCCGCGCGCCTCGACGCCTACAACCTCACCGTGACCGACGTCAGCCGCGCGCTCCAGGCCCAGAACAACGAGATCCCGGGCGGGCGCATCGAGCAGGGGCCGGCGAACCTCGCGCTCCGCACGCAGGGCCGCGTCCAGCGCGTGGACGAGTTCAACCGGATCGTCGTCCGGCAGCGCGACACGCACCCGATCCTGCTGGGGGACGTGGCCCGCGTGGAGGACGGCACGGCGGAGCCCGAGACGCTGGCCGCCATCGACGGCGTGCCGACGGTGCTCCTTTCGGTCCGGCGGCAGTCCGGCACGAACACCGTCGAGGTCGTCAACGCCGTGAAGGCCCGGCTCGACGAGCTCCGCCCCACGCTGCCCGCCGGTTACGACGTCCGCGTCGTCCGCGACCTGTCGCTCTTCATCGAGGCCTCGATCAAGAGCGTGGAGGAGCACCTGGTGGTGGGCTCCTTCCTGGCGGCGCTGGTCGTCCTGGTGTTCCTGTGGAACCTCCGGTCCACCGTCATCGCCGCCATTGCCATTCCCACCTCGATCGTGGCCACCTTCGGCCTCATCTGGTACATGGGCTTCACGCTGAACGCCATGACGATGCTGGCGCTCACGCTCTCGGTGGGCATCGTGATCGACGACGCCATCGTCGTCCTCGAGAACATCTATCGCTTCATCGAGGAGAAGGGCCGGTCGCCGTTCGAGGCGGCGGTGGAGGCCACGCGCGAGATCGGCCTGGCGGTCATGGCGACCACGCTGTCGCTCGTGGCCATCTTCGTGCCCGTCGGCTTCATGGGCGGCATCGTCGGGCGCTTCATGAAGAGCTTCGGGCTCACCATGTCGTTCGCGATCATGGTGTCGCTGCTCGTGAGCTTCACGCTGACGCCCATGCTGTCGGCCCGCTGGCTCCGCCGCACGGCGGGCGGCGCCGGCCACGGCGGGCACGGCTCGAAGGACGGCGGGTTCTTCCAGCCGATCGACGCCGGCTACACGCGGCTCCTGCGCTGGGCGCTCGGGCACCGCGGCGTGGTGGTCGGCGTGGTGGTGCTCGTGCTGCTCTCGAGCGTGCCGCTCTTCCTCGTGGCCAACAAGAACTTCATGCCGAACGACGACCAGTCGGAGTTCGAAGTCGGACTCCGCGCCCCGGAGGGCACGAGCCTCGAAGCGACCGAGCTGGTGGCCGGCCGGATCGGCGCCGCCATCCGGCAGGCGCTGCCAGACGTGGACTACACGCTGGTGACCGTCGGCGACGATCCGTCGAGGACGCCGAACCAGGGCACCATCTACGTCCGGCTGAAGCCCCTCGACGAGCGGCGCCGCGACCAGTTCGCGGTGATGACGGCCGTGCGCGACCAGGTCCTGCCACAGTTCACGGCCGCCAACCTCCGGACCGGCGTCCGGCAGATCTCGCCGATTGGCGGCGGCGGCAACCAGGCCGCCGAGATCCAGTTCACGATCAGCGGGCCCGATCTGGCCCGGCTGGAGACCTTCGCCGGGAAGGTGGCCGAGGCCGCCCGGTCGATGCCGGGCGCCGTGGACGTGGACACGTCGCTGAACGTGGGCAAGCCCGAGCTGGCCGTGCACATCGACCGGTTGAAGGCCGCGGACCTCGGCGTGCAGGTGGCCGACGCGGCCGACGCGATCCGCCTGCTCGTCGGCGGCGACCAGGTGAGCACCTACAACGAGGGCGGGGAGCAGTACGAGGTGCACGTGCGCGCCGAGGCCGCCGACCGCACCTCGGCGGCGGCCGTGGCGCGCCTGTCCGTGCCGTCGTCGCGGCTCGGCGCCGTGCCGCTGGAGTCGGTGGCCACGTTCTCCGAGTCCACGGCGCCCTCGGAGATCCTGCGCCTGGGCCGGCAGCGGCAGGTCACGGTGTACGCCGGGCTGGAGCAGGGCGTGTCGCAGACGACGGTCATGACGGCGATGCAGGACACGGCCGCCGGACTGGACATGGGCCCGGCCTACCGATCCGGCTTCGCCGGGCGCTCGCGCGAGTTGAACCGCGCCGCCCAGAACTTCGTGCTGGCCTTCGTGCTGTCGCTGATCTTCATGTACCTGATCCTGGCGGCGCAGTTCGAGTCGTGGCTCCACCCGGTCACGATCCTCCTGTCGCTGCCGCTCACGCTGCCCTTCGCGCTCCTCTCGATCATCGTCACGCGCCAGTCGCTGAACATCTTCTCGGCGCTCGGACTGCTCGTGCTCTTCGGCGTGGTGAAGAAGAACTCGATCCTCCAGATCGACCACGCGAACCAGCTGCGCGACAAGGGGCTCGACACGAAGGAGGCCGTCGTCCAGGCGAGCCGGGACCGGCTCCGGCCGATCCTGATGACGACGGCCGCGTTCGTGGCCGGCATGATCCCGCTCGTGGCCTCGAGCGGCATCGGCTCGGGCACCAACCGCGCGATCGGCTTCGTGATCATCGGCGGCCAGACGCTGGTGCTGGCGCTGACGCTGATCGTCACCCCGGTGGCCTACACGCTCTTCGACGACGCGCCCCGGATGCGCGTCTTCGGGGGGCTGCGCGACCGGCTCCGCCGCCCGCCGGCGCCCGAGCCCGTGGCGCCGCCGGCCCACGCGATGTCCGTGACCGCCGCGCACCACCTGTCTTCCGAACGGTAG
- a CDS encoding efflux RND transporter periplasmic adaptor subunit: MPLTRRPWWIPMCGLLLSVSCRGAATKAPDPSAEAPAIAVATATVAEQPLARRLQVSGTLMADEQADVGAEAQGRVVATPVERGTRVETGQVLIRLAPDDADAQVREADANVGQIRARLGLTGEGGFEPEQVAEVRNAKAALDLATAEFERIASLRDQKVVSTSEFDQRRAQVEAARQQYQVALNGARQSYESLKAAEARLALARNAQDDTTVRAPFAGLVVERRVSVGDYVNRGTVVVTVVRVDPLRLELSVPEQHIGLVQAGQTVAFTVDAFPGRQFEGRVRFVSPSLRTDQRALIVEALVPNRDAVLKPGLFATAALEQSTAPALVVPTGAVQSTAGVNRVFVVKGDRVEERIVTTGYRTDAIVEILSGVERGETIAVTNLSQLADGTRVRVDRPAL; this comes from the coding sequence ATGCCGTTGACGCGAAGGCCCTGGTGGATCCCGATGTGCGGGCTCCTGTTGTCTGTGTCCTGCCGCGGCGCCGCCACCAAGGCGCCCGACCCCTCGGCCGAGGCCCCGGCCATCGCCGTCGCCACCGCGACCGTCGCCGAGCAGCCGCTGGCGCGGCGGCTCCAGGTGTCGGGCACGCTCATGGCCGACGAGCAGGCCGACGTGGGCGCCGAGGCGCAGGGCCGCGTGGTGGCGACGCCGGTCGAGCGCGGCACGCGCGTCGAGACCGGGCAGGTCCTGATCCGGCTCGCGCCCGACGACGCCGACGCGCAGGTCCGCGAGGCCGACGCGAACGTCGGGCAGATTCGCGCGCGCCTGGGCCTGACCGGCGAGGGTGGCTTCGAGCCCGAACAGGTGGCCGAGGTGAGGAACGCGAAGGCGGCGCTGGATCTCGCCACCGCCGAGTTCGAGCGCATCGCGTCGCTGCGCGATCAGAAGGTGGTCTCCACCTCGGAGTTCGACCAGCGCCGGGCGCAGGTCGAGGCCGCCCGGCAGCAGTACCAGGTGGCCCTGAACGGCGCCCGCCAGTCGTACGAGTCGCTCAAGGCGGCCGAGGCGCGGCTGGCGCTCGCCCGGAACGCCCAGGACGACACGACCGTGCGCGCGCCGTTCGCCGGCCTGGTGGTGGAACGCCGCGTGAGCGTCGGCGACTACGTGAACCGGGGCACCGTCGTGGTCACGGTGGTGCGCGTCGATCCCCTGCGCCTGGAACTGTCGGTGCCCGAGCAGCACATCGGCCTCGTGCAGGCCGGCCAGACCGTGGCGTTCACCGTCGACGCCTTCCCCGGCCGCCAGTTCGAGGGGCGGGTGCGGTTCGTCTCGCCGAGCCTGCGCACCGATCAGCGGGCACTCATCGTCGAGGCGCTCGTGCCCAACCGCGACGCCGTGCTGAAGCCCGGCCTGTTCGCCACGGCCGCGCTCGAGCAGTCCACGGCGCCGGCGCTCGTCGTGCCCACGGGGGCCGTGCAGTCCACGGCGGGCGTCAACCGCGTGTTCGTGGTCAAGGGCGACAGGGTGGAGGAGCGCATCGTGACGACCGGCTACCGGACCGATGCCATCGTCGAGATCCTGTCGGGCGTCGAGCGGGGCGAGACCATCGCCGTCACGAACCTGAGTCAGCTGGCCGACGGGACGCGCGTGCGCGTGGACCGTCCGGCCCTCTGA
- a CDS encoding toll/interleukin-1 receptor domain-containing protein, which translates to MARLFISCNNRNFDVGTRLERALERRKHVMTVRVNARPAGRWEEQLLRGLHTADAFISLLTPEGLESDWVVSQTGMAISSEYTRRMLVLPVCPPGQIPNFVEAFHCFWLPRATARAIETLADQLDEAIRTHQAHRPPAPDLHQPPAQGPEGRAAGDRPPAPPGACASRHFLCGSAARPTSTSRKCSVSGAAWPWTM; encoded by the coding sequence ATGGCGCGACTCTTCATCAGCTGCAACAACCGCAACTTCGACGTGGGCACGCGGCTCGAACGCGCGTTGGAGCGGCGGAAGCACGTCATGACCGTCCGGGTGAACGCGCGTCCCGCCGGGCGCTGGGAGGAGCAGCTGCTCCGTGGGCTGCACACGGCGGACGCCTTCATCTCCCTGCTGACGCCGGAGGGGCTGGAGTCTGACTGGGTGGTGAGCCAGACCGGCATGGCGATCTCGAGCGAGTACACCAGGCGGATGCTGGTGCTTCCGGTGTGCCCGCCGGGCCAGATCCCGAACTTCGTCGAGGCCTTCCACTGCTTCTGGTTGCCGCGCGCCACCGCGCGCGCCATCGAGACGCTCGCGGACCAGCTTGACGAGGCGATCCGGACGCACCAGGCCCACCGCCCGCCCGCCCCGGATCTTCATCAGCCACCGGCACAAGGACCAGAAGGTCGCGCAGCAGGTGATCGGCCTCCTGCGCCTCCTGGGGCCTGCGCAAGCCGACATTTCCTCTGCGGGTCGGCGGCGCGACCTACAAGCACGTCCCGGAAGTGCTCCGTGAGCGGAGCAGCCTGGCCCTGGACGATGTGA